One genomic segment of Bacillota bacterium includes these proteins:
- a CDS encoding FliO/MopB family protein translates to MNPIVLGIRLVVGLAVVIALIYLTGLVLRSLQQRRVGVRGRPAMELRESLPLGPGRGLHLVRLGERFFVLGATGSQISVVAEIDARSLGSREDGGRKDRGSQVESKEGRRFNEILEAYTRRFEGARSRGEGPDDQGVDL, encoded by the coding sequence GTGAACCCGATCGTTCTGGGAATCCGGCTCGTGGTAGGCCTTGCTGTGGTCATCGCGCTCATATACCTTACCGGGCTGGTTCTGCGCTCTCTGCAACAGCGACGAGTGGGCGTGCGCGGCCGTCCGGCTATGGAGCTGCGGGAGTCTTTGCCGCTCGGGCCCGGCAGGGGTCTGCACCTCGTGCGGCTCGGCGAGAGGTTCTTCGTGCTCGGTGCCACAGGCTCGCAAATCTCGGTGGTGGCGGAGATTGACGCGCGATCGTTGGGAAGCAGGGAGGACGGAGGTCGAAAGGACCGCGGGTCGCAGGTGGAGTCCAAGGAGGGGCGGAGGTTCAACGAGATTCTCGAAGCTTACACGCGTCGTTTCGAAGGCGCAAGATCTCGAGGAGAGGGCCCGGATGACCAAGGCGTCGATTTGTAG
- a CDS encoding flagellar basal body-associated FliL family protein: protein MPTGIANYQRSGPSRAVTTSAPSRTPTAPTGKVVVGEASPEGGRYAVRGQAGVPASGPQPPVREGWEVPERPGGTLSARDLRAMQDQQRRVAGRRRRVSPLLVVAVLAFCLAAAGGAIFYTWSLRGQAATGAGEATTSESAATKPGPTYSFEPFIVNVAGTNGTRYLKASISVECADKKVSTEIGAVEYKVRDAILAVLSSYSLEDLSDVSKRDAIRRRVADAIEKALSGDGLKPPRVRGVYFLEFVIQ, encoded by the coding sequence TTGCCTACAGGTATCGCGAACTATCAGAGGTCCGGGCCGAGCCGAGCCGTAACTACGAGCGCGCCGAGCCGCACGCCCACCGCTCCCACCGGGAAGGTCGTCGTTGGAGAGGCGAGCCCGGAGGGGGGGAGGTACGCGGTGCGAGGCCAGGCTGGGGTCCCCGCGTCCGGACCACAACCGCCGGTGAGAGAGGGTTGGGAGGTTCCAGAGAGGCCCGGGGGCACGTTATCGGCACGCGACCTTCGCGCCATGCAGGACCAACAGCGGAGGGTAGCCGGCCGGAGGCGCAGGGTCTCCCCGCTTCTGGTGGTAGCCGTCCTGGCTTTCTGTCTTGCAGCGGCCGGGGGCGCGATCTTCTACACCTGGAGTCTGCGCGGGCAGGCGGCGACAGGTGCTGGAGAGGCAACCACCTCGGAGTCGGCTGCGACCAAGCCGGGCCCGACGTATTCGTTCGAGCCTTTCATAGTCAACGTGGCGGGCACGAACGGCACGCGGTATCTTAAGGCCTCCATCAGCGTCGAGTGCGCTGACAAGAAGGTCAGCACCGAGATCGGGGCGGTGGAGTACAAAGTTCGCGACGCCATCCTTGCGGTGCTGTCTTCGTACAGCCTCGAGGACCTTAGCGATGTTTCGAAAAGGGATGCGATACGCCGCCGCGTGGCCGATGCCATAGAAAAGGCGCTTTCGGGCGACGGCTTGAAGCCGCCCCGTGTGAGGGGCGTGTACTTCCTGGAGTTTGTTATCCAGTAG
- the fliJ gene encoding flagellar export protein FliJ: MRRFKFRLQKLLEVRRLREDALRQELARAQEAVRREKAVLEKLRAARGATLEGLRANVDGALDVQWIAAYHRYLGFLACRIEEQRAAVDRAVREETLKREALIAARRARKVVEKLRERAYARYREEVSRSEQAFLDEVGTMRYARKGGEDLSGDTVFHMPGRGAGDRS; this comes from the coding sequence ATGAGGAGATTCAAGTTTCGCCTGCAGAAGCTGCTGGAAGTGAGACGGCTGAGGGAGGATGCGCTCCGGCAGGAGCTTGCACGAGCCCAGGAAGCGGTCCGGCGTGAGAAGGCCGTGCTTGAGAAGCTGAGAGCCGCTCGTGGCGCGACCCTCGAGGGCCTGCGGGCGAACGTCGACGGCGCCCTGGACGTCCAGTGGATCGCCGCCTACCACCGCTATCTAGGGTTTCTGGCCTGTCGCATCGAGGAGCAACGGGCGGCCGTGGATCGCGCGGTCCGCGAGGAGACTCTGAAGCGGGAGGCGCTCATTGCAGCGCGGCGCGCGCGCAAGGTCGTCGAGAAGCTGAGGGAGCGGGCATACGCGCGCTACCGCGAGGAGGTATCCCGGTCGGAACAGGCGTTCCTCGATGAGGTGGGGACCATGAGGTACGCGCGGAAAGGAGGTGAAGACCTGAGTGGAGATACTGTTTTCCATATGCCTGGACGAGGCGCAGGCGATCGGTCCTGA
- a CDS encoding flagellar FlbD family protein, with translation MIRVHRLDGSELVVNADLIETVEATPDTIITLTTGKKLVVKDAVDDVVTAVVGYKRAIALGPQAPASGAEQAT, from the coding sequence ATGATTAGGGTACACCGGCTAGACGGCTCGGAACTCGTGGTTAACGCGGACCTCATAGAAACGGTGGAGGCGACGCCCGACACCATCATCACGCTCACAACGGGCAAGAAGCTTGTCGTGAAGGACGCCGTGGACGATGTGGTGACGGCGGTGGTCGGGTATAAAAGAGCGATCGCGCTCGGGCCCCAGGCTCCCGCCTCCGGCGCGGAGCAGGCCACGTAG
- a CDS encoding motility protein A (Homolog of MotA, appears to be involved in motility on surfaces and under different ionic conditions. With MotS (a MotB homolog) forms the ion channels that couple flagellar rotation to proton/sodium motive force across the membrane and forms the stator elements of the rotary flagellar machine.) has translation MDLATFIGIIAGFTLVVTAIQMGGSIRSFIDIPSVMITIGGSVCATFINFRLDDIKNVLRVTKIAFTRRPSELTATIMQIISLAELARREGLLALDNNLDKVKDDFLRHGLQLVVDGVDAAVIREILEADLDAIEERHKMGRKLFDQMALFAPAFGMIGTLIGLIQMLRNINDPSSIGPGMAVALVTTFYGAILAYLVFIPLSGKLGVRASEEAFEKQILIEGILAIQSGDNPRIVEEKLRAFLPPATRAKVVYKKGSHATAAAGAAGAEAAAGKETAGAKT, from the coding sequence ATGGACCTTGCCACTTTCATTGGGATCATTGCGGGATTCACGCTCGTCGTCACCGCCATCCAGATGGGGGGGTCGATCCGAAGCTTCATCGACATCCCATCGGTGATGATCACCATCGGCGGGAGCGTCTGCGCAACGTTCATAAACTTCAGGTTGGACGACATCAAAAACGTGCTGCGCGTCACTAAGATCGCGTTCACGCGGCGTCCATCGGAGCTTACGGCCACGATCATGCAGATCATATCCCTCGCCGAACTTGCACGGCGCGAGGGTCTCCTCGCGCTCGACAACAACCTCGACAAGGTCAAGGACGACTTCTTAAGGCACGGTCTGCAGCTCGTGGTGGACGGCGTGGATGCCGCGGTGATACGGGAGATCCTCGAGGCCGATCTCGACGCCATCGAGGAGCGCCACAAGATGGGACGCAAGTTGTTCGACCAGATGGCGCTATTCGCGCCCGCGTTCGGCATGATCGGGACCCTGATAGGACTCATCCAGATGCTCCGGAACATAAACGACCCGAGCTCCATCGGTCCCGGGATGGCTGTAGCCCTCGTTACCACGTTCTATGGGGCGATCCTCGCTTATCTCGTATTCATTCCCCTCTCGGGGAAGCTCGGGGTTCGGGCGTCCGAGGAGGCATTCGAGAAGCAGATCCTCATCGAGGGCATCCTAGCGATCCAGTCAGGAGACAACCCGAGGATCGTTGAGGAGAAGCTCAGAGCGTTCCTGCCTCCCGCAACTAGAGCGAAAGTAGTTTACAAGAAAGGGTCGCACGCAACTGCGGCGGCGGGCGCCGCGGGAGCGGAGGCCGCGGCGGGCAAGGAAACAGCTGGTGCGAAGACATGA
- a CDS encoding flagellar hook protein FlgE, translating to MLRSMFAGVSGSRAHQVWMDVIGDNIANINTPGYKAGRVTFHELLVQTIRGGGAPVKGGRGGINPMQVGLGTSLRSIDTWHTQGNIQVTEVPSDLAIDGIGFFVLSDGLRTYFTRDGSFQIGADGVLVSPATGYRVQGKPVDPATGEIDSTQPPTDIKILIGQVMEAAATKNAILRGNLDSQADPYAYDPTTGAETGGKFSGLLQVYDSLGLLHKLPITFKKLDPNVDPATGAPGDPDDSSDDIGERAWKWEVMDPLIPDGQNKIVGEGYLIFTNTGKFDPAATEAACAKYNAGRPEDQWYDYPPQFDIMPTDGSAPQRVSLDLESLTQYAEPSSVSMSFQDGFPAGTLETFAVDADGIITGIYSNGQYRTLAQIVLANFANPGGLLRMGGGFYQVSPNSGAPIIGEPMKDGKGKIIGGAVEMSNVDLAKQFTDMIISQRGFQANSRVITTADEMLQDLLSLKR from the coding sequence ATGCTACGGTCCATGTTTGCCGGAGTATCCGGCTCAAGGGCGCATCAAGTCTGGATGGATGTGATAGGCGACAACATCGCCAACATCAACACCCCCGGCTATAAAGCCGGGAGGGTGACGTTCCACGAGCTTCTGGTGCAGACGATTCGCGGCGGTGGCGCGCCGGTCAAGGGAGGAAGGGGTGGCATAAACCCTATGCAGGTTGGCCTCGGGACAAGCCTCAGGAGCATAGATACCTGGCACACTCAGGGCAACATCCAGGTGACCGAGGTGCCAAGTGACCTTGCCATAGACGGGATCGGGTTTTTCGTCTTAAGCGATGGGCTCAGGACTTACTTCACGCGCGACGGCAGCTTCCAAATAGGCGCTGACGGCGTGCTGGTAAGCCCGGCAACGGGCTACAGGGTGCAGGGGAAGCCGGTTGACCCCGCTACCGGGGAGATCGACAGCACCCAACCACCGACCGATATCAAGATTCTCATAGGCCAGGTCATGGAGGCTGCAGCGACCAAGAACGCGATTCTGCGCGGGAACCTTGATTCCCAGGCAGATCCCTATGCTTATGATCCCACCACTGGGGCCGAGACCGGTGGGAAATTCTCGGGACTGCTCCAGGTGTACGACTCGCTCGGGCTCTTGCACAAGCTGCCTATCACCTTCAAGAAGCTCGACCCCAATGTGGATCCTGCCACAGGTGCTCCTGGCGACCCCGATGATTCCAGTGACGATATTGGCGAGCGTGCCTGGAAGTGGGAGGTAATGGACCCTCTCATTCCGGACGGCCAGAACAAGATAGTAGGCGAAGGTTACCTGATCTTCACGAATACCGGTAAGTTCGATCCTGCTGCAACTGAAGCGGCGTGTGCCAAATACAACGCAGGACGTCCGGAAGATCAGTGGTATGACTACCCGCCTCAGTTCGACATCATGCCGACCGACGGGTCGGCTCCTCAGCGGGTCAGCCTTGATCTCGAAAGCCTGACGCAATACGCGGAGCCTTCGTCGGTGTCCATGAGCTTCCAGGACGGCTTCCCTGCCGGGACTCTCGAGACCTTCGCCGTGGACGCGGACGGGATAATCACGGGCATCTACTCTAACGGTCAGTATCGGACGTTGGCGCAGATCGTGCTCGCGAACTTCGCGAACCCTGGCGGCCTCCTTCGGATGGGTGGAGGGTTCTACCAGGTATCGCCTAACTCGGGCGCTCCGATAATCGGCGAGCCGATGAAGGACGGCAAGGGCAAGATCATCGGCGGCGCGGTGGAGATGTCCAACGTCGACCTTGCAAAGCAGTTTACCGACATGATCATCTCGCAGCGCGGTTTCCAGGCGAACTCGAGGGTGATCACCACAGCGGACGAGATGTTGCAGGATCTCTTGAGTCTCAAGCGTTAA
- the fliQ gene encoding flagellar biosynthesis protein FliQ — protein sequence MTEGVIAGIGQRAIFVTLEVAAPVLVLALVAGLIVSVFQAVTQIQEMTLALVPKILAVVVALVVFGPWMMRTLVEFTRELFTNLPNYVP from the coding sequence ATGACAGAGGGAGTCATAGCGGGGATAGGTCAGCGCGCCATATTCGTGACGCTTGAGGTGGCCGCGCCCGTGCTCGTGCTGGCGCTCGTGGCGGGCCTCATCGTGAGCGTCTTCCAAGCCGTGACGCAAATCCAGGAGATGACCTTGGCCCTCGTGCCGAAGATCCTCGCGGTCGTCGTGGCGCTCGTGGTGTTCGGCCCATGGATGATGCGCACGCTCGTCGAGTTCACGCGCGAGCTATTCACCAACCTGCCAAATTACGTGCCGTGA
- the fliN gene encoding flagellar motor switch protein FliN — protein sequence MTDDLFDEDLGVPSDPGASGPIEAADAGNVGTISGNDAESGEGSARTGPDPGPGGVAGARASGSGAEDGKRSLERAFEKAEFAPFGEKSRQAGHSNIDLLLDVPLPITVELGRTTMTIRDVLDLGPGSVVELDRAAGEPVDILVNGKLVAKGEVVVIDENFGVRVVDIVAPADRLSSSKS from the coding sequence ATGACCGACGATCTCTTCGATGAGGACCTCGGCGTCCCATCTGACCCGGGCGCATCAGGGCCTATAGAGGCGGCGGATGCGGGAAACGTTGGCACGATATCCGGAAATGACGCCGAAAGCGGGGAAGGCAGCGCCCGGACAGGGCCTGACCCCGGTCCCGGTGGTGTCGCAGGCGCCAGGGCGTCGGGTTCCGGTGCCGAGGATGGCAAGCGCAGTCTGGAAAGGGCTTTTGAAAAGGCGGAGTTCGCGCCGTTCGGGGAGAAGTCACGCCAGGCAGGACACAGCAACATTGATCTGCTGCTTGACGTGCCTCTCCCGATCACGGTGGAGCTGGGCAGGACTACCATGACCATACGAGACGTCCTCGACCTTGGCCCCGGCTCCGTGGTGGAGCTCGACAGGGCGGCCGGTGAACCCGTGGACATCCTGGTCAATGGGAAGCTGGTCGCGAAAGGCGAGGTTGTGGTCATCGACGAGAACTTCGGTGTCCGCGTGGTGGACATCGTGGCCCCTGCGGATAGGCTGAGCAGCTCGAAGAGCTGA
- the fliP gene encoding flagellar type III secretion system pore protein FliP (The bacterial flagellar biogenesis protein FliP forms a type III secretion system (T3SS)-type pore required for flagellar assembly.), with protein sequence MLGVALGAVVTLIAGGGCVSSGEETVQAAEAPVAPVPSVDVGGLMPLPRIDIGVEPATSPKDVSSSLQILILLTVLTLAPAILIMFTSFTRIVIVLSFVRSALGSQQVPPNQVLIGLALFLTFFVMAPALGTANEQALQPYLRGEISQQVALDRAAVPFREFMLKQTSEKDLALFTALAKAKRPANPSEVPMLVLIPAFTISELKTAFEIGFLIYVPFLVIDMVVASVLMSMGMLMLPPVMISLPFKLLLFVMVDGWNLVIGSLLRSFH encoded by the coding sequence ATGCTGGGCGTGGCGCTGGGTGCCGTTGTCACGCTCATTGCGGGTGGCGGATGCGTGTCATCCGGTGAAGAGACGGTCCAGGCCGCAGAGGCGCCCGTGGCTCCGGTGCCTTCGGTCGACGTCGGAGGCCTCATGCCGCTCCCGCGAATCGACATCGGAGTCGAGCCCGCGACGAGCCCGAAAGACGTGTCCAGTTCTCTTCAGATCCTCATCCTGTTGACGGTGCTTACTCTCGCGCCGGCCATTCTCATCATGTTCACCTCGTTCACGAGGATCGTCATTGTCCTTTCATTCGTCAGGAGCGCCTTGGGCTCGCAGCAGGTGCCGCCGAACCAAGTCCTCATCGGCCTTGCGCTCTTCCTTACGTTTTTCGTCATGGCGCCCGCGCTGGGGACCGCGAACGAGCAAGCGCTTCAGCCTTATCTTCGCGGCGAGATCTCGCAGCAGGTTGCGCTCGACCGGGCGGCGGTGCCGTTCCGGGAGTTCATGCTGAAGCAAACGAGCGAGAAGGATCTCGCGCTGTTCACCGCGCTGGCCAAGGCGAAAAGGCCGGCAAACCCGTCGGAAGTGCCGATGCTCGTGCTCATACCGGCATTCACCATTAGCGAGCTCAAGACCGCGTTTGAGATCGGGTTTCTGATATACGTGCCGTTCTTAGTCATTGACATGGTGGTTGCGAGCGTCCTCATGTCCATGGGCATGTTGATGCTGCCGCCTGTGATGATCTCACTGCCCTTCAAACTGTTGCTGTTCGTGATGGTTGACGGGTGGAACTTGGTTATCGGCTCGTTGTTGCGCAGCTTCCACTGA
- a CDS encoding flagellar protein — protein sequence MRSGATAPAGGVGGAGSVRNEAIRDAGTAAAPSFGEVLRKEIEGQGVRFSGHAQMRMRTRNISLSEADMAKLAQAVDRASAKGARESLILMDNLALVVSIRNRTVITAVDGEHIKENVFTNIDSAVIV from the coding sequence GTGCGCTCCGGAGCGACAGCGCCCGCCGGGGGCGTCGGGGGTGCCGGGAGCGTTCGGAACGAGGCAATTCGAGACGCGGGTACGGCCGCGGCCCCGTCCTTCGGAGAGGTCCTCCGGAAGGAGATCGAAGGGCAGGGCGTGAGGTTCTCCGGCCACGCTCAGATGCGCATGAGAACGAGGAACATCTCGCTTTCCGAGGCTGACATGGCGAAGCTCGCCCAGGCGGTGGACAGGGCTTCGGCCAAAGGTGCAAGGGAGTCGCTCATCCTCATGGACAATCTCGCCCTCGTCGTGAGCATCAGGAATCGGACCGTCATCACGGCGGTGGACGGCGAGCACATCAAGGAGAACGTCTTCACCAACATTGATAGTGCGGTGATAGTGTGA
- a CDS encoding flagellar hook capping protein, translated as MNVAATSSTRAYDTTTQTSSDEATRTELGKDAFLKLLLTELRYQDAFQPVDDKEMVAQMAQFSTLEQMENLSAAMEGLAKMQHATQATALIGRKVTATVDDEVVTGTVSGVKFEDGVAYLVVEGKEVLVTDVTEIS; from the coding sequence ATGAACGTTGCAGCTACATCCAGTACGCGTGCGTACGACACCACTACACAGACCTCTTCGGACGAGGCCACCCGGACCGAGCTGGGGAAGGACGCGTTCCTGAAGCTGCTCCTCACCGAGCTGCGTTATCAAGACGCGTTCCAGCCGGTGGACGACAAGGAGATGGTGGCCCAGATGGCGCAGTTCTCCACGCTGGAACAGATGGAGAACCTGAGCGCCGCCATGGAGGGCCTCGCGAAGATGCAGCACGCCACGCAGGCCACGGCACTCATCGGCCGAAAGGTGACCGCCACGGTGGACGACGAGGTCGTCACGGGCACGGTCTCCGGCGTGAAGTTCGAGGACGGCGTGGCGTACCTCGTTGTCGAAGGGAAGGAAGTCCTCGTCACCGACGTTACGGAGATATCGTAA
- a CDS encoding OmpA family protein → MRRRRSDDDGPSGSPPWITSYADMTQLLLTFFILLFAFSSIDAIKFRQAVISLQGALGVLTGGPQVLNPGEMPVPKPPSDLRPSGKSEVELEGVMQELESFLEDQALTDDVHLEVTERGLVVSFMDKVLFDLGQADLRPEARRVLSEVAVILRKIPNDIRIEGHTCDLPIRTERFPSNWELSTSRACTVLRYFIETAGLAPERFTAMGYGEYRPKVPNTSEANRALNRRVDIVILKEKEKLLGPNESSKEQGD, encoded by the coding sequence ATGAGACGCAGGAGATCCGATGATGACGGGCCCTCAGGGTCCCCGCCGTGGATAACATCATATGCCGATATGACCCAGTTGCTGCTGACTTTCTTCATCTTGCTGTTCGCGTTCTCGTCCATCGACGCGATCAAGTTCCGGCAGGCGGTCATATCGCTTCAGGGTGCACTCGGCGTGCTCACCGGGGGACCGCAGGTCCTGAACCCGGGTGAGATGCCGGTCCCGAAGCCCCCGAGCGACCTCCGACCGTCGGGAAAGTCAGAGGTCGAGCTAGAAGGGGTCATGCAGGAGCTTGAGTCGTTTCTCGAGGATCAGGCGTTGACAGACGATGTGCATCTGGAGGTCACGGAACGGGGTCTCGTGGTAAGCTTCATGGACAAGGTCCTTTTCGACCTCGGCCAGGCAGACCTACGCCCCGAGGCGAGGCGCGTTCTTTCGGAAGTGGCGGTGATCTTGCGCAAGATCCCGAACGATATCAGGATCGAGGGACACACATGTGACCTGCCGATACGCACCGAAAGATTCCCGTCGAACTGGGAGCTCTCGACTTCGAGGGCGTGCACGGTCCTGAGGTATTTCATTGAGACAGCGGGCCTCGCTCCTGAAAGGTTTACCGCGATGGGGTACGGCGAATACCGGCCGAAGGTACCCAACACAAGCGAGGCCAACAGGGCGCTTAACCGCAGAGTGGACATAGTCATCTTGAAGGAAAAGGAGAAGTTACTGGGTCCGAATGAGTCGAGCAAAGAACAGGGGGATTGA
- the fliR gene encoding flagellar type III secretion system protein FliR, which translates to MSVVDAAITNVQTYLLVLARIGGVFGFAPVFGSRNVPLQVKAGLSALLALVTFPLVQAPATGYPADVVAYAICVGREILVGAVMGYIASLVMVGVQLAGQLVDIQVGFGLVNVVDPVANTQVTVMGQFQYLLAMLLFLVFNAHHMVLSGLVESYAVVPISSFALTARLEAGVTRLFCDTLVVALKIAAPVTCTLLLTDLVMAMLARTVPQMNIFIVGFPLKIGVGLLTLVVALPLFVLVVRGSFSGLERSILGVLGGGR; encoded by the coding sequence GTGAGCGTCGTCGATGCGGCCATCACCAATGTGCAAACGTATCTCCTGGTGCTCGCGAGGATAGGCGGGGTTTTCGGGTTCGCGCCTGTTTTCGGGAGCCGTAACGTGCCGCTTCAGGTAAAGGCGGGCTTATCCGCGCTGCTTGCCTTGGTGACGTTCCCGCTGGTACAAGCCCCTGCGACCGGCTACCCGGCGGACGTGGTCGCGTACGCAATATGCGTGGGCCGCGAGATCCTGGTCGGCGCGGTCATGGGCTACATAGCATCGCTCGTCATGGTGGGCGTGCAGCTCGCCGGGCAGCTCGTGGACATCCAGGTCGGTTTCGGCCTGGTAAACGTGGTGGATCCTGTGGCGAACACGCAGGTCACCGTCATGGGCCAGTTTCAGTACCTCCTTGCGATGCTGCTCTTTCTCGTGTTCAACGCCCACCACATGGTCCTGTCGGGACTCGTGGAGAGCTATGCAGTCGTGCCCATCTCGAGCTTCGCTCTCACGGCAAGACTTGAGGCCGGGGTCACGAGGCTCTTCTGCGACACCTTGGTCGTGGCTCTCAAGATCGCCGCTCCGGTCACATGCACGCTGCTTTTGACAGACCTGGTCATGGCCATGCTCGCGAGGACCGTGCCGCAGATGAACATCTTCATCGTAGGGTTCCCGCTCAAAATCGGGGTGGGGCTTCTCACACTCGTGGTTGCGTTGCCTCTATTCGTCCTGGTCGTGAGGGGCTCGTTCAGCGGCCTCGAGCGGAGCATCCTCGGGGTCTTGGGAGGTGGGAGATAA
- the fliM gene encoding flagellar motor switch protein FliM, giving the protein MDEILSQEEINALLSSFAKQEEQPAVKSEGRRAKQVRPYDFRRPDKLSKDQLRTIEIIHETFARSLSTWMSTYLRFPVRVSLASCEQLSFDEFSSSLPSPGVIAVFNVSPPDGEAILAFDPLLAFAILDRVLGGPGQAKGKPRELTDIEQRLMQDLAGRVLDILARSWADVIAFSTRLENIVASAQFAQVTAETETVAAVSLQVALGDVDGNVTLCLPYPVLQPVLPRLVATRWFKKQVGRGTEAASAEAIRQRLATVQVPVTVELGQATIFVGDFLDLAPGDIIRLDSRRGEDLLVRVGGGAKFLARPGVIGKRLAFQVSRVLHDRGGTL; this is encoded by the coding sequence TTGGACGAGATCCTTTCGCAAGAAGAGATAAACGCGCTGCTTTCATCGTTCGCCAAGCAGGAAGAGCAGCCGGCCGTGAAAAGTGAAGGTCGCAGGGCGAAGCAGGTAAGACCATACGATTTCCGCCGACCCGACAAGCTCTCCAAGGACCAGCTTCGCACCATCGAGATAATCCACGAGACCTTCGCCCGGTCGCTTTCGACGTGGATGTCCACGTACCTGAGGTTTCCGGTGCGGGTCAGCCTGGCGTCGTGCGAACAGCTGTCCTTCGATGAGTTTTCGTCGTCCTTGCCGAGTCCCGGCGTGATCGCGGTTTTCAATGTAAGCCCGCCGGACGGCGAGGCCATCCTGGCGTTCGATCCCCTGCTGGCCTTCGCGATCCTTGATAGGGTGCTTGGGGGACCCGGGCAGGCGAAGGGTAAGCCGCGCGAGCTTACCGACATCGAGCAACGGCTCATGCAGGACCTTGCAGGCAGGGTCCTGGACATCCTGGCGCGGTCCTGGGCTGACGTAATCGCCTTTTCGACGCGGCTGGAGAATATCGTCGCAAGCGCGCAGTTCGCTCAAGTCACGGCTGAGACCGAGACCGTCGCGGCCGTGTCACTCCAGGTCGCCTTAGGGGACGTTGATGGAAACGTGACTCTATGCCTGCCGTACCCCGTGCTCCAGCCAGTGTTGCCAAGGCTCGTGGCGACGCGGTGGTTCAAGAAACAAGTCGGACGGGGCACGGAAGCCGCATCCGCTGAAGCTATCCGCCAGCGTCTTGCGACGGTGCAGGTGCCCGTGACTGTTGAGCTGGGCCAAGCCACCATTTTCGTGGGCGACTTCCTCGACCTCGCGCCGGGAGATATCATAAGGCTTGACTCCAGGCGCGGCGAGGATCTCCTGGTGCGTGTGGGCGGCGGAGCCAAGTTCCTCGCGCGGCCTGGGGTGATCGGCAAGAGGCTCGCTTTTCAGGTATCGCGCGTGCTTCACGACAGGGGAGGGACATTGTGA